One stretch of Marinobacterium iners DNA includes these proteins:
- a CDS encoding sensor histidine kinase gives MRAVVRLNLLVAAAFLLALLLSLYALMHQARSDIRRELSSGMRMAEQLLMQAVRYPEQLDSLLQVELRHLNLQVLPAGVSPTPESWGGGDTPDWFAALVWPAHQPLFERRIPLNEQEVLVLIADPADELEEVWESALQIFWLFFGAALLSSAAISWGVSRGMRPVAQILQALDRIQHGQFNARLGNYSVPEVRRLADHFNRMAEVLEREQSDNRRLTRELMALQEKERSYLARELHDDLGQYLTGIHAQAYLLSKASDRADIVAKTAPLIVRDCEQIQQGFRRLIRSLHPVILEPLGLEESLRSLAEQWQRSSGIECQLLLRTLPELPDEESATHLYRLLQEALNNVARHAQATRVCISLIRCGDHLSLRVQDNGQGLPAELRPGVGLRSMQERARYMNASLELTSAVGQGLLLKLDLPLPGGAQ, from the coding sequence ATGCGAGCCGTCGTCAGACTGAACCTGCTGGTGGCAGCGGCCTTTTTACTGGCCCTGCTGCTGAGTCTCTATGCCCTGATGCATCAGGCACGCTCTGATATTCGCCGCGAGCTTTCGTCCGGCATGCGGATGGCAGAGCAACTGTTGATGCAGGCAGTTCGCTATCCGGAGCAGCTGGACTCTTTGCTGCAGGTGGAACTGAGGCACCTGAATTTGCAGGTACTGCCTGCCGGTGTGTCACCGACCCCCGAAAGCTGGGGGGGAGGTGACACACCGGACTGGTTTGCAGCACTGGTCTGGCCTGCGCATCAACCACTGTTTGAGCGGCGCATTCCACTCAATGAGCAGGAGGTGCTGGTTCTGATCGCAGACCCCGCCGATGAGTTGGAAGAGGTCTGGGAATCGGCGTTGCAGATTTTCTGGCTGTTTTTCGGTGCAGCGCTGCTGTCGTCTGCCGCAATCAGCTGGGGCGTGAGCCGTGGCATGCGCCCGGTTGCTCAGATACTGCAGGCTCTGGATCGTATTCAGCATGGGCAATTCAATGCCCGCCTTGGCAACTACTCTGTGCCGGAGGTACGACGTCTTGCCGATCACTTCAACCGTATGGCCGAGGTGCTGGAGCGTGAGCAATCGGATAACCGACGTCTGACCCGTGAGCTGATGGCGCTGCAGGAAAAGGAACGCAGCTACCTCGCTCGTGAGCTGCATGACGATCTGGGCCAATACCTGACTGGCATCCATGCCCAGGCCTATCTGCTGAGTAAAGCGTCGGACCGGGCAGATATCGTAGCCAAAACGGCACCCTTGATCGTGCGCGATTGCGAGCAGATTCAGCAGGGTTTTCGGCGCCTGATTCGCAGCCTGCATCCGGTGATACTCGAGCCGTTGGGGCTGGAAGAGTCTCTGCGCAGCCTGGCGGAGCAGTGGCAGCGCAGCAGTGGAATTGAGTGCCAGTTGCTGCTCAGAACCCTGCCGGAGTTGCCGGATGAGGAGTCAGCGACTCATCTTTACCGGTTACTGCAGGAAGCGTTGAATAACGTGGCAAGGCATGCTCAGGCAACACGAGTCTGTATCAGTTTGATCCGTTGTGGTGATCATCTGAGCTTACGTGTGCAGGACAATGGCCAGGGGCTGCCTGCCGAGCTGCGCCCTGGTGTGGGTCTGCGTTCAATGCAAGAGCGAGCTCGTTACATGAATGCCAGTCTGGAATTAACCTCGGCGGTGGGGCAGGGCCTGCTGCTCAAACTTGATCTTCCGTTGCCTGGGGGCGCACAGTGA
- a CDS encoding pentapeptide repeat-containing protein, translating to MLKLIIPTLALSLPLTALACEPAQKAECPGANLQGHNLAGMQLDGINLSKANLRYADLRHADLRGANLEGADLSHALLTRANLEKANLRGAKLNEANMVAISGWALFAQGAQFKQARLDGADLSFARLSNARFEQATLYAANLEMAWMTKTRFTGSNLRDADLQEAKLNNANLENADLRGAKLRFATFQNTWMEGCTGCPHDWMTPKHPIE from the coding sequence ATGCTTAAATTGATTATTCCCACGTTGGCCCTGTCATTGCCACTGACAGCCCTCGCGTGTGAACCCGCGCAAAAAGCCGAATGCCCGGGCGCCAATCTACAGGGACACAACCTGGCCGGCATGCAGCTCGATGGTATCAACCTGAGCAAAGCCAATCTGCGTTATGCCGATTTGCGCCATGCAGATCTGCGTGGTGCGAATCTTGAAGGCGCCGATCTTAGCCACGCGCTGCTCACACGGGCCAATCTGGAGAAGGCCAACCTGCGCGGTGCCAAACTGAATGAAGCCAATATGGTGGCCATTAGTGGCTGGGCCCTGTTTGCACAGGGGGCTCAATTCAAACAGGCACGGCTGGATGGGGCGGATCTGTCATTTGCCCGTCTTAGCAATGCCCGATTCGAACAGGCTACCCTCTATGCCGCCAATCTTGAAATGGCATGGATGACCAAAACCCGTTTTACAGGCAGCAATCTGCGTGATGCTGACCTGCAGGAAGCCAAGCTCAATAACGCCAACCTTGAAAACGCTGACCTGCGTGGAGCAAAACTCCGCTTTGCAACCTTTCAGAACACCTGGATGGAAGGCTGCACCGGCTGCCCCCACGACTGGATGACGCCTAAACACCCCATTGAGTAA
- a CDS encoding copper-binding protein, giving the protein MSRLKTCLVGSLLSLSAMTTHAAGDLTTRPEALPDLVLGSEVTDYAMSQTRYELETGQAYRLKVVSSGLKEYAMQAPEFFTSIFLRKVEAGDIEIKATTLTELEFEQAGEAEIYFVPIKPGDYRFFMKGLEGKGMEGVFSVR; this is encoded by the coding sequence ATGTCCAGACTGAAAACCTGCCTCGTTGGCTCGCTGCTGTCGTTGTCCGCTATGACAACCCATGCCGCCGGTGATCTCACAACTCGCCCTGAAGCCTTGCCCGATCTGGTACTGGGGAGTGAGGTGACCGACTATGCCATGTCCCAGACACGCTATGAGCTGGAAACGGGTCAGGCCTATCGCCTGAAAGTGGTGTCCAGCGGACTCAAGGAATACGCCATGCAGGCACCTGAATTTTTCACTTCGATCTTTTTGCGTAAGGTGGAAGCGGGTGATATCGAGATCAAAGCCACAACACTAACTGAGCTTGAGTTTGAACAGGCAGGCGAAGCCGAGATCTACTTCGTACCGATCAAGCCTGGTGATTACCGCTTCTTCATGAAAGGGCTTGAAGGCAAGGGCATGGAAGGAGTCTTCAGCGTTCGCTGA
- a CDS encoding response regulator, translating into MKILLTDDHAVVRQGYASLLEAMLERCEIIEAGCGHDGFALWLQQRPDLVILDINLPDISGIETAKRILERDASAKVLFFSMYDELPMVKQALDAGALGYITKSSSPEILLDAVKRVVQGQPYVEHELATRLAMQGKGGGDPRLANMTQREFEIFVMLARGLTPKHIADQLCISAKTVSNHSALLKSKLEVGSTAELVHLAIRCGLIKPGCSELP; encoded by the coding sequence ATGAAAATTCTGCTGACTGATGATCATGCGGTTGTACGTCAGGGCTATGCCAGTTTGCTGGAAGCCATGCTGGAACGGTGCGAGATCATCGAGGCTGGCTGTGGCCACGATGGTTTTGCGCTTTGGCTGCAACAGCGGCCCGACCTGGTGATATTGGATATCAACCTGCCCGATATCAGTGGGATCGAAACGGCCAAACGTATTCTGGAGCGGGATGCATCGGCAAAAGTACTGTTCTTCAGCATGTATGATGAGCTACCGATGGTTAAGCAGGCCCTGGATGCTGGCGCGCTGGGGTATATCACCAAGAGCAGTTCGCCCGAAATTCTGCTGGACGCTGTTAAGCGTGTGGTGCAAGGGCAGCCCTATGTGGAGCATGAGCTGGCAACGCGACTGGCGATGCAGGGCAAGGGCGGCGGCGATCCTCGGCTGGCCAACATGACACAGCGTGAGTTTGAGATCTTTGTCATGCTGGCGCGAGGCCTTACACCGAAACACATTGCGGACCAGCTCTGTATCAGTGCCAAAACGGTGTCCAATCACAGTGCGCTTTTGAAGAGCAAACTGGAGGTCGGATCGACTGCGGAGCTGGTGCATCTGGCTATCCGCTGTGGCTTGATCAAGCCGGGCTGCTCTGAGCTGCCTTGA